The region GACGACAACAACCAGGACGGACCGCGCTACGAGTCCCGTTCCCAGGCACGTCGTGCTCGTCGTAACCGTGCTCGCCGTCAGGAGCGCGAGAACCAGGGCGGTTCGGATAACTCCCACGACAACAACGAGAAAAACGACAACAACCACGGCGGTAACGGCGGCAACAATGACGGTCAGAATGATGATCGTGGCAACCGTGACGATCGCAATGACCGCAACGACCGCGGTAATAAGAACGACCGTGGCAATCGCGATAACAACCGTAAGGGTCGCGATAACCGTCGGGATGACAATGACAATGATGAGCGCGGTGGACGCCGGGGTCGTCGTGGGCGCCGTAACCGTCGTGGTCGTGGCAATGACAATGGTGGTAACCACAATGACCTGCAGATTCGCGAGGGCGATGAGCTGCAGGCAGTGGCAGGCATCCTCGAGGTTGTCGACAACAACGTCGCGTTCCTGCGCACCACCGGTTACCGTGCGGCTAGCTCCGATGTCTTTGTCAACAACAAGCTGGTCCGCAGCCTAGGCCTGCGCTCCGGTGATGCGATTATTGGCCAGGTCAAGGTCGCAGGTCCGACCCATACCCACGGCAATGGTCGTAACCGTCGTAAGTACAACCAGCTGGTCCGCGTGGACACCGTTAACGGCATGGAGCCGGCAGAGACCCGTGACCGTCCGCAGTTCTCCAAGCTGACTCCGCTGTACCCGAATCAGCGTCTGCGCTTGGAAACGGATCCGAAGATTCTCACCACGCGTGTCATCGACCTGATTATGCCGATTGGTAAGGGCCAGCGTGCGCTGATTGTCTCCCCGCCGAAGGCTGGTAAGACCACCATTTTGCAGAACATCGCAAATGCGATTTCCGCAAACAACCCGGAGTGCTACCTCATGGTCGTCCTCGTCGACGAGCGCCCGGAGGAAGTCACCGACATGCAGCGCTCCGTCAAGGGTGAAGTGATTGCTTCCACTTTCGACCGCCCGCCGTCAGAGCACACCGCTGTCGCAGAGTTGGCCATTGAGCGTGCCAAGCGCCTGGTGGAGCAGGGCAAGGACGTTGTCGTCCTGCTGGACTCCATTACCCGTCTGGGCCGTGCGTACAACAACTCCTCCCCGGCATCCGGCCGAATCCTGTCCGGTGGTGTGGACTCCAACGCGCTGTACCCGCCGAAGCGCTTCCTGGGTGCAGCCCGCAACATCGAAAATGGCGGCTCGCTGACCATCATCGCGACCGCCATGGTGGAGACCGGCTCGACCGGCGACACCGTGATTTTCGAGGAGTTCAAGGGCACCGGCAACGCCGAGCTGAAACTGGACCGCGGCATTTCCGAACGCCGCGTCTTCCCGGCCGTCGACGTCAACCCGTCCGGTACCCGTAAGGATGAGCTGCTGCTGGTTCCGGAAGAAGCACGCATCATGACTAAGCTGCGTCGCATCCTGTCGGCACTGGATTCCCACCAGGCGATTGACCTGCTGATTAAGCAGCTGAAGAAGACCCGCTCCAATGGCGAATTCCTGATGCAGGTGGCATCCTCGGCGCCGATGGCGGCGGATAAGGACGAGGAGGATTACCAGTAATGGCTAGCCAGGTTTCCCTGGTCGACGACATTGTTTCGGAGTACCAGGGCATCGAAATGCAGATGGGTGACCCGGAGGTCGCCGGCGATCAGTCGGCCTTCCGCAAGCTGTCGAAGCGCTACGCCGAACTGCGTCCTATCATCCAGGTCAACGAAAAACTGGAGCAGGCCAAGGCGGACCTAGAGGACGCCAAGGAGATGGCCTACGAAGACCACGAGTTCCAGTCCGAGGTCGACCGCCTCGAGCCACTCGTTGTCGAGCTTGAAGAACAGCTGGCTGACCTGCTTGCCCCGCGCGATGAGCAGGACTCCGAAGATATCATCATGGAGATCAAGGCAGGTGCCGGCGGCGAGGAAGCTGCCCTGTTCGCAGGCGAGCTGGCGCGCATGTACGAGCGCTATGCCGATAAGACCGGCTTTACCTGGGAAGTTCTCGGCCTGAACGAGTCTGACCTGGGTGGCGTGAAGGATATGTCCATTTCCTTCAAGTCCAAGACCCCGTCCCGTGATGGTGCCTGGTCTGTCTTCAAGTTCGAAGGTGGCGTTCATCGCGTCCAGCGCGTTCCGGTCACCGAGTCCCAGGGCCGCATCCAGACCTCTGCCGCAGGTGTGCTGGTCTACCCAGAACCCGACGAGGTCGAAGCCGTTCAGATCGATGACAAGGACATCCGCGTCGACGTCTACCGTTCCTCCGGTAAAGGCGGCCAGGGCGTGAACACCACCGACTCGGCAGTGCGTATCACCCACCTGCCAACCGGCCTGGTAGTGACCTGTCAGAAGGAGCGTTCCCAGATCCAGAACAAGGCCCGTGCACTGCAGGTGTTGCAGGCCCGCCTGGACCAGATGGAGCGCGACGCCCGCGAGGCAGAAGCCGGCGAGCAGCGAGCCTCCCAGGTGCGCACCATGGACCGTTCCGAGCGCATCCGCACCTACAACTGGCCCGAAAACCGGATCACCGATCACCGCATCGGTTACAAGGCCAACAACCTGGATGCGGTGCTCAACGGCGATATGCAGGATCTTATCGATGCCCTGCAGACCCAGGAGCGTGCCGAGCGCCTTGAGTCGGAAGGCTAGCTCCAGCCGGTGAGCAGCCAGACCTATCAGGATTATCTGCAGGCAGCCATCGCAAAGCTGCAGGCAGCAGGTGTGCCCAGCCCCGAGTTTGATGCCCGGGTGCTCATGGCACACCTTCTGCATTGCGGTCACCTCGACATTCCGCTGCGCGAAGAGCCCATGCCCGGCTTTGCCTTAGCCTGTGATCCTCTCATTCAGCGCCGCAGCCAGCGCGAACCCCTCCAGCACATCCTTGGCGAGGCCTACTTCGGCCCGCTTGAGCTTGCCGTTGGTCCTGGGGTCTTTATTCCGCGCCCGGAAACTGAGGTGCTGGCTGATTGGGCCGTGGGGCAGATGCAAGGCATCCCATCGCCTCGCATCGTGGATTTGTGCACCGGTACCGGCGCTTTGGCGCTCTACATCGCCCATTATCTGCCCGCGCAGGTCTGGGCCGTCGAGCTTTCCGATGCCGCCTTTACCTACACCCAGCGCAACACCTCAGGCAGCAGGGTAGAAGCAGTGCTTGACGATGCCACCTCGGCCTCCACCTTGGCTGAACTCAACGGCAGCATCGACATGGTGGTCACCAATCCGCCCTATGTGCCCGAAACCGATGACCTTGACCCGGAGGTCTACCAGGACCCGCACGAGGCTGTGTTTGGTGGCGATGATGGGATGAGCGTCATCGTGAAGCTTGTGCCCACCATCGCACGTCTGCTGAAACCTGGAGGCCTGGTCGGCATCGAGCATGACGATGCCACCTCCGAACTCGTCCAGGACGCCTTGCGCGACCACGGCGGCTTTGCTGACATCGCAGTGCTGAAGGATCTCACCGGAACGGCGCGCTTTGTCACCGCCCGCCGCGTTAGCGAGAGCCCAGCCGGGTAGTCTATAACCATTCACATATCTGCCAGGAGCTTCAAACATGCAGGGAAAGATTTTTAACTGCGCCGACGCCCAGCAAAGGGAAGACGGCCTTGCGATTGCAGTCAAAGCTGCCAAATCGGGCCGTCTCGTGGTCATGCCTACCGATACCCTCTACGGACTGGGCTGCGACGCCTTCGACAACGATGCTGTCGCTAACCTTCTTGCCACCAAGCAGCGCGGCCCGGATATGCCGGTGCCGGTGCTCGTCGGCTCGTGGGATACCGTCCGCGGCCTGGTGGCCAGCTACCCGGATAGCACCAAGACTCTCGTGGAGGCTTTCTGGCCAGGTGGGCTGTCCATCGTCGTTCCGCAGGCGCCTTCGCTGCCGTGGAACCTCGGCGATACCCGCGGAACGGTGATGCTTCGCATGCCGCTGCACCCGATTGCCATTGAGCTACTCCGCGAGGTCGGACCCATGGCTGTTTCGAGTGCGAATATCTCTGGCCAGAAGCCTCCGACGACTGCTCTGGCTGCCAAACAGCAGCTGGGTAAAGCCGTCACGGTTTACTTAGATGGTGGGGAAGCAGCTATCGGCAAGCCTTCCACAATCATCGATCTCTCTCAGGCACACCCGTACCTGCTGCGCGAGGGTGCTATTTCTGCCGAACGCATCGGCGAAGTACTCGGCGTATCAGCTGAGACTCTGCGAACCCGTCCTCAGCATTAGGAGAATATGTGAGCGGAGCAGGCGTCCCGCTGCGCGAGCTAGGACTCGTCATCCTAGTGGCCGCAGCTTTTACTTACTTAGCCACCGGACTGGTGCGTTCCTATCTGGTTCGCACAGGCCGCGTGGCTGAGATTCGCTTGCGCGATAGCCACTCCCAACCCACCCCGCAGATGGGCGGCGTGGCGATGTTCACCGGCTTCGCCTGTGCCATCTTCCTGGCCATGCAGCTGCCCGCATTGACCCGCGGGTTTATGCCCGTAACACCAGAGATGAATGCCGTTATCTGGGCAGCGCTCGCCATCGTGCTAGTTGGCGTGGTGGATGACCTGCTGGAGATGGGTGCCATCGTGAAGCTGCTCGGCCAGCTCTTCGCTGCAGTACTCATGAGTGGTCTGGGCCTGACTTGGACGCTGTTCTTCATCCCTATTGGCGATGGCACCACCGTGCTTCTCGACCAATTCCAGGGCACAGTCTTGACTGCGTTCATTACGGTGCTGCTGATTAACGCAATGAACTTCGTTGATGGCCTCGATGGGCTCGCTGCCGGCCTGGGCCTTATCGCCGGCGGTGCCATTCTGATTTTCTCGCTGACCGTCCT is a window of Corynebacterium camporealensis DNA encoding:
- the prfA gene encoding peptide chain release factor 1, producing MASQVSLVDDIVSEYQGIEMQMGDPEVAGDQSAFRKLSKRYAELRPIIQVNEKLEQAKADLEDAKEMAYEDHEFQSEVDRLEPLVVELEEQLADLLAPRDEQDSEDIIMEIKAGAGGEEAALFAGELARMYERYADKTGFTWEVLGLNESDLGGVKDMSISFKSKTPSRDGAWSVFKFEGGVHRVQRVPVTESQGRIQTSAAGVLVYPEPDEVEAVQIDDKDIRVDVYRSSGKGGQGVNTTDSAVRITHLPTGLVVTCQKERSQIQNKARALQVLQARLDQMERDAREAEAGEQRASQVRTMDRSERIRTYNWPENRITDHRIGYKANNLDAVLNGDMQDLIDALQTQERAERLESEG
- the rho gene encoding transcription termination factor Rho; this encodes MSETDQNAAQDLSSLRLPELRKMAAEKGLRGVSGLRKGDLITAIKTGEVPPRAAKAAKAVAKAENKPADDQGDNKSAKQDKPRRVRKSSGPAKSKGGSAQEQNRDDNKNRDGQKDKSDKDSRKKQDQDNQSKQSDKSDNNNDDNNQDGPRYESRSQARRARRNRARRQERENQGGSDNSHDNNEKNDNNHGGNGGNNDGQNDDRGNRDDRNDRNDRGNKNDRGNRDNNRKGRDNRRDDNDNDERGGRRGRRGRRNRRGRGNDNGGNHNDLQIREGDELQAVAGILEVVDNNVAFLRTTGYRAASSDVFVNNKLVRSLGLRSGDAIIGQVKVAGPTHTHGNGRNRRKYNQLVRVDTVNGMEPAETRDRPQFSKLTPLYPNQRLRLETDPKILTTRVIDLIMPIGKGQRALIVSPPKAGKTTILQNIANAISANNPECYLMVVLVDERPEEVTDMQRSVKGEVIASTFDRPPSEHTAVAELAIERAKRLVEQGKDVVVLLDSITRLGRAYNNSSPASGRILSGGVDSNALYPPKRFLGAARNIENGGSLTIIATAMVETGSTGDTVIFEEFKGTGNAELKLDRGISERRVFPAVDVNPSGTRKDELLLVPEEARIMTKLRRILSALDSHQAIDLLIKQLKKTRSNGEFLMQVASSAPMAADKDEEDYQ
- a CDS encoding MraY family glycosyltransferase; amino-acid sequence: MSGAGVPLRELGLVILVAAAFTYLATGLVRSYLVRTGRVAEIRLRDSHSQPTPQMGGVAMFTGFACAIFLAMQLPALTRGFMPVTPEMNAVIWAALAIVLVGVVDDLLEMGAIVKLLGQLFAAVLMSGLGLTWTLFFIPIGDGTTVLLDQFQGTVLTAFITVLLINAMNFVDGLDGLAAGLGLIAGGAILIFSLTVLHDQGGAVAAYPPAIIAAGLVGICAGFLPHNFEPSRIFMGDSGSMLIGLLLAAASTSASGKINMSLYGTVDVIALMSPFIVVAAAVFIPVLDLVWAVVRRLSQGRSPFSADKAHIHHRLLSLGHTHRRTVLVLYLWVSAVAFGAVSFSIFPPIAAIVFTVVLFLAAFVVTLIPLRQGKIGRKRPQVQVISETEPS
- a CDS encoding L-threonylcarbamoyladenylate synthase, which encodes MQGKIFNCADAQQREDGLAIAVKAAKSGRLVVMPTDTLYGLGCDAFDNDAVANLLATKQRGPDMPVPVLVGSWDTVRGLVASYPDSTKTLVEAFWPGGLSIVVPQAPSLPWNLGDTRGTVMLRMPLHPIAIELLREVGPMAVSSANISGQKPPTTALAAKQQLGKAVTVYLDGGEAAIGKPSTIIDLSQAHPYLLREGAISAERIGEVLGVSAETLRTRPQH
- the prmC gene encoding peptide chain release factor N(5)-glutamine methyltransferase — protein: MSSQTYQDYLQAAIAKLQAAGVPSPEFDARVLMAHLLHCGHLDIPLREEPMPGFALACDPLIQRRSQREPLQHILGEAYFGPLELAVGPGVFIPRPETEVLADWAVGQMQGIPSPRIVDLCTGTGALALYIAHYLPAQVWAVELSDAAFTYTQRNTSGSRVEAVLDDATSASTLAELNGSIDMVVTNPPYVPETDDLDPEVYQDPHEAVFGGDDGMSVIVKLVPTIARLLKPGGLVGIEHDDATSELVQDALRDHGGFADIAVLKDLTGTARFVTARRVSESPAG